From Nymphaea colorata isolate Beijing-Zhang1983 chromosome 6, ASM883128v2, whole genome shotgun sequence, a single genomic window includes:
- the LOC116255773 gene encoding beta-glucosidase 12-like isoform X1: MATNFFLFFFCCCFFSFLCADPVSQEDAAVVSSLGRKSFPHGFVFGTASASYQYEGAAKEGGRGPSIWDTFTHQHPNKIKGGANGDVAVDQYHRYKEDVRLMRDLGLDAYRFSISWSRILPTGKVSGGINKVGVAYYNNLINELLSKGLKPFVTLFHWDLPQALESEYDGFLSKQIIEDFTNFADVCFKEFGDRVKHWITLNEPYSYADAGYALGIFAPGRCTKVLGNCTAGNSGTEPYVVAHNLLLSHASAVKLYKEKYQGEQKGEIGITLVTHWFIPYTASESNHMAAQRALDFMFGWFMDPLTKGNYPPSMRSLVGSRLPRFTKVETQLVKGSFDFLGLNYYTTYYASNYPAGYKVIAPSYATDSRANTSGKRNGKLIGRMAASSWLYMYPKGIKDLLLYIKEKYNNPKIFITENGYSESINSTLSLVEALKDPWRMKYYSGHLYYLHEAIREGVDVRGYFAWSLLDNFEWADGYSIRFGLVFIDYNNGLQRHPKHSAYWLQKFLHS, encoded by the exons ATGGCTACcaacttctttctcttcttcttctgctgctgcttcttttccttcctaTGCGCGGATCCCGTTTCACAAGAGGACGCAGCAGTCGTTTCTTCACTTGGCAGGAAGAGCTTCCCCCATGGCTTCGTTTTTGGCACCGCCTCTGCATCCTACCAG TACGAAGGTGCTGCAAAAGAAGGTGGGAGAGGGCCTAGCATTTGGGACACCTTTACTCATCAGCATCCAA ACAAAATCAAAGGAGGAGCGAATGGTGATGTAGCTGTAGATCAATATCATCGTTACAAG GAGGACGTAAGGCTCATGAGAGACTTGGGATTGGACGCCTACCGCTTTTCCATATCTTGGAGCAGAATTCTGCCTA CTGGCAAAGTAAGTGGAGGAATCAACAAAGTGGGAGTCGCCTACTACAACAATCTCATCAACGAACTTCTGTccaaag GTTTGAAGCCATTCGTCACTCTTTTTCACTGGGATCTTCCTCAAGCCCTAGAAAGCGAGTACGACGGATTTCTGAGCAAACAAATCAT CGAAGATTTCACAAATTTTGCGGATGTGTGTTTCAAGGAATTTGGAGATAGAGTGAAACATTGGATTACACTCAACGAGCCTTACTCATACGCTGACGCCGGATACGCGCTGGGCATTTTTGCACCTGGCCGGTGCACCAAGGTTTTGGGGAACTGCACTGCCGGAAATTCAGGGACGGAGCCCTATGTTGTTGCCCATAACCTTCTGCTTTCCCATGCTAGTGCAGTCAAGTTGTACAAGGAGAAATACCAG GGAGAACAGAAGGGAGAAATAGGCATAACATTGGTGACCCACTGGTTCATTCCATACACAGCGTCGGAATCCAACCACATGGCAGCACAACGGGCACTTGATTTCATGTTCGGATG GTTCATGGATCCGTTGACAAAGGGTAATTATCCACCAAGCATGAGATCACTTGTGGGGAGCCGCCTCCCAAGATTCACAAAGGTGGAAACACAGCTTGTAAAAGGGTCCTTCGATTTTCTTGGACTCAACTACTACACTACCTACTATGCATCAAATTATCCTGCAGGCTACAAAGTCATTGCTCCCAGCTATGCCACAGATTCCAGGGCTAACACTTCAG GAAAAAGGAATGGCAAGCTTATTGGTCGCATG GCAGCTTCATCTTGGTTATATATGTACCCTAAGGGAATAAAGGATCTGTTGCTGTACATCAAGGAGAAATATAATaatccaaaaatatttattacagaAAATG GATATTCAGAGTCCATCAATAGTACACTTTCATTAGTGGAAGCACTTAAGGATCCATGGAGAATGAAGTACTATTCTGGGCATCTTTACTACCTACATGAGGCTATACG GGAAGGAGTTGATGTGAGGGGATATTTTGCATGGTCACTCCTTGACAATTTTGAGTGGGCAGATGGCTACTCCATTAGGTTTGGACTCGTCTTCATTGACTATAACAATGGACTGCAAAGACATCCCAAGCATTCTGCCTACTGGTTGCAGAAGTTTCTTCATTCCTAG
- the LOC116255773 gene encoding beta-glucosidase 12-like isoform X2 gives MRDLGLDAYRFSISWSRILPTGKVSGGINKVGVAYYNNLINELLSKGLKPFVTLFHWDLPQALESEYDGFLSKQIIEDFTNFADVCFKEFGDRVKHWITLNEPYSYADAGYALGIFAPGRCTKVLGNCTAGNSGTEPYVVAHNLLLSHASAVKLYKEKYQGEQKGEIGITLVTHWFIPYTASESNHMAAQRALDFMFGWFMDPLTKGNYPPSMRSLVGSRLPRFTKVETQLVKGSFDFLGLNYYTTYYASNYPAGYKVIAPSYATDSRANTSGKRNGKLIGRMAASSWLYMYPKGIKDLLLYIKEKYNNPKIFITENGYSESINSTLSLVEALKDPWRMKYYSGHLYYLHEAIREGVDVRGYFAWSLLDNFEWADGYSIRFGLVFIDYNNGLQRHPKHSAYWLQKFLHS, from the exons ATGAGAGACTTGGGATTGGACGCCTACCGCTTTTCCATATCTTGGAGCAGAATTCTGCCTA CTGGCAAAGTAAGTGGAGGAATCAACAAAGTGGGAGTCGCCTACTACAACAATCTCATCAACGAACTTCTGTccaaag GTTTGAAGCCATTCGTCACTCTTTTTCACTGGGATCTTCCTCAAGCCCTAGAAAGCGAGTACGACGGATTTCTGAGCAAACAAATCAT CGAAGATTTCACAAATTTTGCGGATGTGTGTTTCAAGGAATTTGGAGATAGAGTGAAACATTGGATTACACTCAACGAGCCTTACTCATACGCTGACGCCGGATACGCGCTGGGCATTTTTGCACCTGGCCGGTGCACCAAGGTTTTGGGGAACTGCACTGCCGGAAATTCAGGGACGGAGCCCTATGTTGTTGCCCATAACCTTCTGCTTTCCCATGCTAGTGCAGTCAAGTTGTACAAGGAGAAATACCAG GGAGAACAGAAGGGAGAAATAGGCATAACATTGGTGACCCACTGGTTCATTCCATACACAGCGTCGGAATCCAACCACATGGCAGCACAACGGGCACTTGATTTCATGTTCGGATG GTTCATGGATCCGTTGACAAAGGGTAATTATCCACCAAGCATGAGATCACTTGTGGGGAGCCGCCTCCCAAGATTCACAAAGGTGGAAACACAGCTTGTAAAAGGGTCCTTCGATTTTCTTGGACTCAACTACTACACTACCTACTATGCATCAAATTATCCTGCAGGCTACAAAGTCATTGCTCCCAGCTATGCCACAGATTCCAGGGCTAACACTTCAG GAAAAAGGAATGGCAAGCTTATTGGTCGCATG GCAGCTTCATCTTGGTTATATATGTACCCTAAGGGAATAAAGGATCTGTTGCTGTACATCAAGGAGAAATATAATaatccaaaaatatttattacagaAAATG GATATTCAGAGTCCATCAATAGTACACTTTCATTAGTGGAAGCACTTAAGGATCCATGGAGAATGAAGTACTATTCTGGGCATCTTTACTACCTACATGAGGCTATACG GGAAGGAGTTGATGTGAGGGGATATTTTGCATGGTCACTCCTTGACAATTTTGAGTGGGCAGATGGCTACTCCATTAGGTTTGGACTCGTCTTCATTGACTATAACAATGGACTGCAAAGACATCCCAAGCATTCTGCCTACTGGTTGCAGAAGTTTCTTCATTCCTAG